In a single window of the Anaerocolumna cellulosilytica genome:
- a CDS encoding HAD hydrolase family protein — MIHIICLDYDMTLFDHAANQIPDSAMKALDNIRDKYKIVLASGRYFNDTLNLQAKELIKPDGIIHANGSVVEAHGEILHEAFFDSGLLQSVVSFSIEHNLTLGGLYEGVWYSTKPIQQKESWLTKGRINFPEVRSIHELLDKKIYSLFLDDTVETAAFIAEKFPSLRTPIMSEKSGGADIIPIHVSKATGMEILLNHWNMTFANVAAVGDSMNDFELIEAATVGIAMGNAVSRLKEIANFITTPISEDGIKNAIEYLESIR; from the coding sequence ATGATTCACATAATTTGTCTGGATTATGACATGACACTATTTGACCACGCTGCTAACCAGATACCGGACAGCGCCATGAAAGCCCTTGACAACATAAGGGACAAGTACAAAATCGTTCTTGCCAGTGGAAGGTATTTTAATGATACTCTGAATCTACAAGCCAAAGAACTGATAAAGCCTGACGGAATTATACATGCAAATGGTTCTGTAGTGGAAGCCCATGGAGAGATTCTTCACGAAGCTTTTTTTGACTCTGGCTTACTTCAATCTGTTGTTTCCTTCTCCATAGAACATAATCTTACACTCGGTGGATTGTATGAAGGTGTCTGGTATAGCACCAAACCCATTCAGCAAAAAGAAAGCTGGCTGACAAAAGGAAGAATAAATTTTCCTGAAGTAAGAAGTATTCACGAGCTGCTGGACAAAAAAATATATTCACTCTTTTTGGATGACACTGTAGAAACCGCTGCATTTATTGCAGAGAAGTTCCCCTCCTTACGAACTCCTATCATGTCAGAAAAGAGTGGTGGTGCTGATATTATTCCAATACATGTATCAAAGGCTACCGGTATGGAAATCTTGTTAAACCATTGGAATATGACCTTTGCAAATGTTGCTGCGGTCGGTGACAGTATGAATGATTTCGAATTGATAGAAGCTGCCACCGTCGGTATCGCCATGGGAAATGCCGTGTCTAGGTTAAAAGAAATAGCCAACTTTATTACTACTCCTATTTCAGAGGATGGTATTAAAAATGCTATCGAATACCTTGAAAGTATCCGATAG
- the licT gene encoding BglG family transcription antiterminator LicT has translation MKVAKVINNNLICSHNEGNKEILVMGCGLGFKKKPGDEIDTSLIEKVYTIEDEKISNQLIDLLSRIPQDHIRVANNIVGYAKEVLEHKLNDSIYVSLTDHLNYAIERHKQGIHLKNALLWEIKKYYSKEFEVGIEALHIIEKQLGIQLPEDEAGYIALHVASASMEAVDMGHTTDTLKMIQGILQIVKYYFKIELDTESLHYERFLTHLKFLSLRIHQDKHIEGADDYFIKLMKEHYKNEYDCALKIGNYIHSNYSKSLTDEELVYLTVHINRITHS, from the coding sequence ATGAAGGTTGCTAAAGTAATTAATAATAATCTAATCTGTTCACATAATGAAGGTAATAAAGAAATACTTGTAATGGGCTGTGGATTAGGATTTAAGAAAAAGCCTGGTGATGAAATTGATACTTCATTAATAGAGAAAGTATATACAATAGAAGATGAAAAGATTTCCAACCAGCTCATTGACTTATTATCCCGTATTCCTCAGGATCATATCCGTGTAGCCAATAATATAGTTGGTTACGCAAAAGAAGTGTTAGAGCACAAACTAAATGACAGTATATATGTTTCATTAACAGATCATTTAAACTATGCAATTGAGAGGCATAAACAGGGGATACATCTAAAGAACGCTTTGCTTTGGGAAATAAAAAAGTACTATAGCAAAGAATTTGAAGTAGGAATAGAAGCCCTTCATATCATAGAAAAGCAGTTAGGAATTCAGTTGCCTGAGGATGAAGCAGGATATATAGCTCTTCATGTGGCAAGTGCTTCAATGGAAGCTGTTGATATGGGACACACTACAGATACTTTAAAGATGATACAAGGTATTTTGCAGATAGTAAAGTATTATTTTAAGATAGAACTTGATACAGAGTCTCTTCACTATGAAAGATTTTTGACTCATTTAAAATTTTTATCCCTAAGAATCCATCAGGATAAACATATTGAAGGAGCTGACGATTATTTCATTAAACTAATGAAAGAGCATTATAAAAACGAATATGATTGTGCTTTAAAAATAGGCAATTATATTCATAGCAATTATTCTAAATCTTTAACAGATGAAGAATTGGTGTACTTGACAGTTCATATTAATAGAATCACGCATTCATAG
- a CDS encoding PTS transporter subunit EIIB, which translates to MNYKETATSILEKIGGKENIIRITHCATRLRFQLRAEEIAETEEIKKIPGVVGVITQGDQYQIVIGSEVDDVYKPLVECITNL; encoded by the coding sequence ATGAATTATAAGGAAACTGCAACATCGATTCTTGAAAAGATTGGTGGTAAAGAAAATATTATAAGGATTACTCACTGTGCAACCAGACTTCGTTTTCAGCTTAGAGCTGAAGAAATTGCAGAGACAGAAGAAATAAAAAAAATACCCGGAGTTGTGGGGGTTATAACGCAAGGTGATCAATATCAGATTGTAATCGGCAGTGAGGTTGACGATGTATATAAGCCTTTAGTAGAATGTATTACTAACTTATAG
- a CDS encoding HPr family phosphocarrier protein gives MKKFSYVIKDEIGIHARPAGQIVKIAKELQSNLTIDAEGKTADMKKLMAVMALGVKKGANVTITADGADEDAAIAQLEEFFKSNL, from the coding sequence ATGAAAAAATTTAGTTATGTAATCAAAGATGAAATCGGAATCCATGCAAGACCAGCAGGACAAATTGTAAAAATTGCAAAAGAATTACAGTCGAATCTTACAATCGATGCAGAGGGTAAGACTGCTGATATGAAAAAACTCATGGCAGTTATGGCGCTTGGCGTAAAAAAAGGTGCTAATGTCACTATTACAGCAGATGGTGCGGATGAGGATGCAGCAATTGCTCAATTAGAAGAGTTTTTCAAGTCAAATTTATAA
- the ptsP gene encoding phosphoenolpyruvate--protein phosphotransferase, with product MKSYKGKSIYNGVAIGKIYFYSKGEQVVKREKVDNSDEEVKRFEKAKEQAITELNSLYDKALKEVGEVNAAIFEVHAMMLEDDDYIDSIVNMISSQKVNAEYAVAMTGDNFSKLFAEMEDEYFKARAIDIKDISERVVNCLTGKALDGNLGEEPVIVLAKDLAPSETVQMDKSKLLGFVTELGSSNSHTAILARTMNIPALIGIEALPELNGKLAILDGYSGTLIIEPEEDILEKMKKKQQEDLENRKLLMQLKGKETITLDGKKIHLYANIGSVSDVKAVLANDAAGIGLFRSEFLYLEKNTYPTEEEQFQVYRTVAEMMAGKKVIIRTLDIGADKQVDYFNLEKEENPAMGYRAIRICLDRTDIFKTQLRALYRASAYGNISIMYPMIISVDEVRQIKKIVEEVKAELMEQGIKFNEVEQGIMIETPAAVMESEALAGEVDFFSIGTNDLTQYTLAIDRQNPKLDNIYDSHHPAVLKMIQMVVENGHKEGCWVGICGELGADISLTRTFLKMGVDELSVSPSFVLALRKEIREVNISEL from the coding sequence ATGAAAAGTTATAAAGGCAAATCCATTTATAATGGAGTAGCAATAGGAAAAATATATTTCTATTCAAAGGGTGAGCAGGTAGTTAAAAGAGAAAAGGTTGATAATTCTGATGAGGAAGTTAAGCGTTTTGAAAAGGCAAAAGAGCAGGCAATCACAGAACTGAATTCTTTGTATGACAAAGCATTGAAGGAAGTGGGAGAAGTGAATGCGGCTATCTTTGAAGTACATGCTATGATGCTTGAAGATGATGACTACATCGACTCCATTGTAAATATGATTTCTTCGCAAAAAGTCAATGCAGAATATGCAGTGGCTATGACTGGCGATAACTTTTCTAAATTATTTGCCGAAATGGAAGATGAATATTTTAAAGCCAGAGCCATTGATATAAAAGACATCTCCGAGAGAGTAGTTAATTGTTTAACTGGCAAAGCCCTAGATGGCAATCTGGGTGAAGAACCGGTGATTGTTCTTGCGAAGGATTTGGCTCCAAGCGAGACGGTGCAGATGGATAAATCAAAACTGTTAGGTTTTGTTACAGAGCTTGGTTCCTCTAATTCTCATACCGCTATTCTTGCCAGAACTATGAATATCCCTGCCTTAATTGGTATCGAAGCGCTTCCGGAGTTGAATGGAAAGCTTGCGATTTTAGATGGGTATTCCGGAACCCTCATTATTGAGCCGGAGGAAGATATTCTGGAAAAGATGAAAAAGAAACAGCAGGAGGATTTAGAAAACAGAAAGCTTCTCATGCAGCTTAAGGGAAAAGAGACTATCACTCTTGACGGTAAGAAGATTCATCTTTATGCAAATATCGGCAGTGTGTCAGATGTAAAAGCGGTATTAGCCAATGATGCAGCAGGAATTGGTTTATTCCGAAGTGAATTCTTATATCTGGAAAAAAATACTTATCCGACAGAAGAAGAACAGTTTCAGGTTTACCGTACAGTAGCCGAGATGATGGCAGGTAAAAAGGTTATTATTCGTACGCTTGATATCGGAGCTGATAAACAGGTGGACTACTTTAATCTGGAAAAGGAAGAGAATCCGGCGATGGGCTATCGTGCCATTCGAATCTGTCTTGATAGAACAGATATTTTTAAAACACAGCTTCGAGCATTATATAGGGCGAGCGCTTACGGAAATATTTCCATTATGTATCCTATGATTATATCTGTCGATGAGGTGAGACAGATTAAAAAAATCGTAGAAGAAGTAAAAGCAGAGCTTATGGAACAGGGCATTAAATTTAATGAAGTAGAGCAGGGGATTATGATTGAAACACCTGCTGCGGTAATGGAAAGTGAGGCATTGGCAGGAGAAGTGGATTTCTTTAGTATCGGTACCAATGACTTAACCCAGTATACATTGGCTATTGACCGTCAGAATCCTAAGCTTGATAATATCTATGATTCCCATCATCCGGCTGTTTTAAAGATGATTCAAATGGTAGTGGAAAATGGACATAAAGAAGGATGTTGGGTAGGAATTTGCGGCGAATTGGGCGCTGATATATCTCTTACACGTACTTTCTTAAAAATGGGAGTAGATGAATTATCTGTATCTCCTTCCTTTGTTCTTGCCCTTCGTAAGGAAATCAGAGAAGTTAACATTTCTGAATTATAA